The DNA window CCTTTAACAGACCTGAAAAAACGTTAGCACAAATGATAAACAGATAAGGGGAGAGGGGGTCTCCTTGTCGGAGACCCCTTTCCGGTGTAAAAGCTTTGCTTGGCTGCCTGTTCACCAGAATTTGATACGACACCGTCGAAATACACCTATGAATTAGGGATATCATGTTATCCGGAAAGCCCATCGCTGCAAGGGTACCAATGATAAAATCCCATTCCAACCTGTCGTAAGCCTTAGACATATCCAGTTTCAGCGCCATAACACCTTTTTTCCCTTCTTCTTTTTCATCCAGTGAAAGCATTCCATGGCTATGAGAGTGTTATCCGTAATCAACCTCCCTTAGACAAGAGCGCTTTGTTCTTCATCTATAATCTCAGGAAGGATTGCTTTGATTCTATTGGCTATGGTCTTCGTAACAATCTTCATAATCATGTTACAAAGGCTGATGGGGCGAAAATCCTTGGGAGTTTTTGGGTTCTTGCACTTTGGGATGAGCGTAATAAAGGTATTGTTGATTTCACTAGGGTCTTTGCCTCTGTTAAGAATCTCCAGAACCATGCTGCAAACACCAGCACCCACGATATGCCAatacttttaataaaataatgccGGCAGCCCATCGGGGCCCGGGGCTTTGAGAGGATGTATCTGAAAGATGGCCTCCTTTACTTCAGCAGTAGAAAATACAGACGCACACCAACTTACCAGATTCGGGCTGAGCTTATCTTGTCCCACAGAGCAAACTCCTGCAATGTTAGTAGGTGAGGACGTAGCAAAAATGTTCGAAAAATAGTTCACAAGGATCCTTTCACAATGGTCATCACCTTTCCACCAACACCCCAAGTCGTCCTTCAGTTTTTTAATGGTATTTGTATTTCTCCTTTGGCTAGCTTTTCCATGAAAAAACTTTGTGTTGCGATCCCCCTGCTTTAACCAAACAACTCTACTTCTTTGGCGCCAGCAAGTTTCTTCCACCAGGAGGAGGCTGTTTCTCTGTCTTTCAAGAGCCCTATGATTCTCAATTCCTTCTTTGCTTGCAGACCAAGACGTTTCTTCATCCATCAAACGCTCGATCCTCTTTATTTCCTTTCCTAGCGTTCCAATCTTATACTCCTTGAATTCCCGATCCAGGTTTTGCATAGCTTTAATCTTCATTTGTCCTTGGACTTGGCCTCCGTTCCACATTTGTTCAACGATAGCTTCGCACCTGGGATCCTTAGACCAAGCCTCCTCAAAGCGAAAAACATGGATCCTCCTGCGTTTTTGCTCACAGTCAAAAGCCTCTAGGTCAATTCTGATAGCTGCATGATCTGACCCAAAGCGACCTAAATGAAACACTTTAACCGGCACGAATCTGTTGATGAAACTACTAGTTGCAATTCCCCTATCGAGACGACACTGAATATTAGCCCCATCTTGTCTTCCATTAGTCCACGTATACGGGTAACCTTCAAAAACCTAAGTCGATAAGCCCACAAAGGTCCATAACTTGACGTCCCCGCGACATCTGTCTAGCGGTTCTGACATTGCCTCCCTGTTTATCACTATCAGTCAGAACATCATTGAAATCTCCCACAAAAAATTGTTCTCTCACCTCCTCTTTGTGATAACGTATGCACCAAAGCCCACGTATTAACCTTGTTTTGCTCATCCGGGAAATCGTAGATTCCGTTGAAACACCAAGGTTGGTCTTCAAACTCATCCACTATTGTACCACTTATATGATTTAGAGAGTAAGAAGAAACATTCAGGTTAACACTTTCCTTCCATAACAGAGAGAGTCCTCCACCTCTAGTCCTGTCACTGCCACCACACTCAACTACCAGGCACCTCTCAAAACCACATCTACTTTTTATAATCTGCATCTCGTCGTTTTTCAGCCGAGTTTCCATAAGAAAAACGAGAGAGGGGTTTTCCAAATGGAGGAGCCTCAGCAAGGCTCGAACTACACGGGGACTCCCCAACCCCCTGCAGTTTCAACTTAGGATTTTCATTGGGGAAGGCAGTGTTGGTCCCCCAACACTACCTCTGGTCTATTTGCAAGATTCTTATCTTCCTCCTGGGCCTGTTTCCTCTTTTTTTCGCCACAGTCTTCCAAAGCTCCATCAGTAACCATAACGTCTATTAGCTGCCTCTTTCCCAACTCCCACTCTGCCGCCTTCTGTTGATCTATAACGGTCTTCTTAACACTCTTCCTTCTAGTCCACTTCCTTTTCTTAGCTGCTAAATGTTAGTTCCCTCCCGATAACTTCCCCGTTTTGGAGATATCCACTGCCCCTAGAGATTCAGCCACAGATTCAATCTCTTGTATGCTCGTTTGTTTCGAAGTATCTGCCTCATTTCCTCCTCCTTTCTTCTGTATTTCTAAAGGAACCCTCTACTCCACTTCCACATCTCCTTCCTTCTCCTTCCCCTTAGAGCCACATTTGCTTTGACTCGATGAAATGTTGAAAAGACTCCTACTGCAATTCCCGGAGCTAGAGTCCTTTCTTTGTTCATCCATGACTTTTGGAAATGGTGATGCTCTGAGCCATAGACCAAAAGAGAGCTCTTGTTCCTCAATATCCTCGAAATGTTCTTCACTCAATTCTCCAAGATCTTCAAAATCCTTTAACTGGTGCCCTATTCTTCCACAAACAAAAGAAAATGTTGGTAGACGCTCATATTTGAAATGGACCCTGAGAGCTTTCTCTTTGAATTTGACAGCTGTTCCTCTTTTAAGTGGTAGGTTTAAGTCCATCGTCACCTTGATACGCAGAAACCGCCCATTCCTGTGAGCTTCCTTCTGATCCATCTCTTCAAACTCTCCTAAGATACCGCCAATTTTCTTCGCCATGGCCTCAGATCTGAGCATAAGGGGAAGCTCATAGATCCGAACCCAAAACGATCCAAAATGCATATTCAGCGCCGACGGTTGCTCTTCACCCGACACACGAGCCAGGACCAGAAGGTTCCTGTCGAAACTCCACGGGCCATTTTTCAACACATATTCCAAATCCCTCTTAGTTGCGAACCGAAAGAGGAATAAGTTTTTGCTCAGCTCTTGCGTTTCTACAGGGTTCTTGAGTTTCCACGCGTTTATCATAGTGCTTGTGAACGCCCTAGCATTGAAACCGCCTTCTGTCCATAGCTTCCCAGCAAGGGTCCTTTGAAAGATCTCTTCTCCGCATACTTCGTCACCTTCCGCTACAaccccttcttcttcttccttcgatAACGGAATGTTCTTCCATTTGTCCATCGCAAACTCAAAGATCCACTGATAAAGGATTAATCTCAAAAAGACGAGACGGTAATAACTTCCAGATGGAAGAGATGAGCCACCAAAGTGGGAAAGGAGCCAGATATCTGGGGAGAAAAGCGCCGCCACAAACCCTAGAAGGGATAAGGGAAGGGAAAGACACGATAAGTTTTTAGCGAGAGAAAGTTTGGCCTCTCTCTAGAAACACGTGGTTTTTGGCAGTGTTGTTTTTATGATATTTCAACCATGGAGCAAGAGGTTAAGTGCATGTTTGGATTGACTTCTACAAACTTTAAAAGCACTTATAATCCACTTCAACTTGAAAATTGATATTCTTTTCTTGTTTGGATACTTTTTCAAAATCATTTCTCCTcctccaaaagcaattctagtagAAACTACCATTCCTAACTTTTGATTTTAATATAATCAAttctatatttattatatattatttattacaactttttaaaaaaattcttctttACCCTCTTTAAGTTTTCatcaattattttcttttttatttgtattagaaTTTATTACCAGTTTGATAATTATacgattcaaaatcaattttattaaaattatccaaacaacattaatccataacaatcacttctatatcattttatccaaacataaattatttattctaaattcaattctattaaaatcaattttaccaAATTCAATTATCTCTAAATCAATTTTATGGTCATCCAAACACACCTAAATCTATTAGTGCCATAAAGCAAAACCAAGCTTGCTGTTGGCTCCTGCGCCaccaagaaaattaaattatataaaaaacataatatagTACTAGTATATTTTTATGTTCGTTCATACACTAAATACTTGCATAATTTATCGGACAACTTGTTTGTTTCAATGTCTCTTCAGCTTCAGCTACCGCTTCGTGGCTGCGTTGGTCGGCGCGTGAAACCAACGACGTGCTCGCCTCGTGCACGAAGAGTCAAAACCTTGGCCACTCTATCACAACCCCAAAGCGACGGTGTTAACTGGGTGGAAGCAACTTCAAGTTTCTTCGAGCAAGACAAAAGACCCATCATGTTATTCGACGGTAAATCATCAAAATTCTTCGAATTTTCTATGGAGCAAACGTCTCTTGGATGCAacttttattaatttgttttgattttgagacaCAGGTGTATGCAATTTGTGTAATGGAGGAGTAAAGTTTGTTCGTGATAATGATCGAAATaagtaatattattataatatcctTTCTCACATTTTCATTATAGTTATTAGTTAGTTAGAGCAGTTGATTAGTCAGTTAATTGGTTTTGACAGGACAATTAGATATGAGGCACTTCAGAGTGAGGCAGGTAAGATGTTACTCAGGAGATCAGGAAGAGCCCCTGATGATATCTCAAGCGTTGTTCTTGTTGAAAATAATAGGTATGTTTATTCAATTCGTATAAaagctatttctataacaaaaataaaaaacaacttaattgttttttattagtCATAAGTTGTTGTTTTCATATGTTCCACTAAATAGGTTCGCATGTGTTTATGCTTGTATATAAGTCATAAGTTGTCTGAGAGATGAACTAATAGTGAATATCTGGTAACTTAGTTAGTTGATGGCTGTTAGTGGATAAGCGGATAAGGTAGATGATTCAATTTGTAGTGTTTAGTAAAATTAACAGTTGCATTCTCTTATAAATATGAGATCACAAAAAAGATATTGTTAATGAATATTTACTTTTTtcaattaagataaaaaaaaaatgataaatcatAAGCTATTTGAATTAGCTTATCAGAAAAAGCTATAAGCAATGTAGTCAAGATCGAGTGTTAGATGTTTGAGACTGAGAGTGCTACAATAAGAGAAAGATCGTTTTCATCGCTGGTGGGGTCAAGATTAAACTTTTTTGAAGCACGATCGTATAAAAAAACATGTTGCATTTTTTTGGGTCTGAATTATAATTTTCATGTTTTTGTGTATGTGtgtataaatatacatatatgaaATTACAATTTTTTCCTTCGATAGGATCTTACATGCTATGCTAACGATCCAAGTTTCACGATCTTTTACAAGCTGACGGATCCTACTTAAGATCTCGGGCTTGACTATATTGTCTATAAACTAGTAAAAGTAAACTATAGGTTTTTGAGAAAATGACTTTTAGCAATTAAGTCTTTTTTTAACATACGGGCTTATAAGCTATAGGACATAATCTATAAGCTCATAAAAATGTTTTACCAAATAGAGCCTTAGTCAATTTGTTTTCACATGCTATTTCAGAGAGACTGAAAACAATTTATCAACATGTAAATAAGTTGATTCTATAATCTCTCACATACAATCTCACAAATACTTAAGTTAGCCGATAAACTCAAATACGTCAATTTAAACACGCCCAAAATATATTTGTGAGGAAAGTGAAAGTTTAAGATTGCAAGTTATTAAAATGAAGATTGAACAGTGAAATGTATAACTCTggtttatttattattgtatAGATCATACATAAAGTCAGAAGCTGTGCTGAAGATAATGGAATACATAGACTTGCCCTTTCCTCAGCTAGCATTTCTTCTTCACTTCATGCCTCTGTAAGTTAGCTTCTTTACATTTTCATCATGTTATTTTATTGCTAAAGACAAACAAGGTTGTGATATATGGAACGAACGAACAACCGCAGGTTTGTCAGAGATTTTGTTTATGACAACGTTGCAAATAACCGTTACACCGTTTTCGGTCGCTCTGAATCATGTGAAATCTAGCATCATCCTCGAAGGAATACTAGTTATAACAGTATTTTGTTATATATGTAAATGTACTGTAAAACATAGCAAACAAGCTTTAACTTGATATAATTGTTTCCAAAATTGTTGTACCATGATGAGTTGTTCAAGCAAAAACTATAAGTTGAGGTTGATTAGTCGGGTCGATCCGTTACTAatgattataaataaattaatttctgATGGAATCTAAATATAGCTGATTCTATTACAGAGAGCATAACATTTTACATGGATAGTCTACAAACCAGAATTCAGAGAAGTATTCGCGATCATGCACATGTTTTGATCAAAAGAAAGCGACGAGTCTGTTATTACATATGTACTGCTATATACATTTCCAAAAGGAAGATTTTGGATTGTACATGAAAACAAACTTGAAGAACAAGCTGTGGAATCTGAATCATTCAACGTGGAATACTCCCTGTGACGGAAAACATTTCATCTGGTTTTCCTACGTACAATAAAACTAACCCATATGCATACCTGTGAATCAATCAAAATCGTTAACTTATTAAAAAACCGACTCTGATTAGTTTGACGGTGTAAACTTTTTACATCAACAATGTATTAGAATTGAACTTGAAAAGAAAATTACGATTTATTTACCCGATAAGTAAGATAATGAGTGCCAAGATCAGAAAGACGTACTGATACCATTTGTATTTGGATTTACGTTTTACGTTATATCCTGGAGGTACATATTTGCGATTCACATAACCGTATTGAGGGCGTATTAAAAGAACGAAACCAAGGAAAAACCCTGAAAGGAATCCTCCTATATGAGCTGAATTGTCCACATGAGGTAGAAATCCAACAGCCAAATTTAAGCCAATAATGAGCAGAAGACTTGTAAGAGCAGCACACTGCAGAAGTAAACACGGTGAATCGATCTGTTAAAAGTTAGAATTACAACTTCTaattcaaaaatagaaaaatacgaAAAATTCAACCACAGAACACACGATATTTGATCACGCAGTTTGACCAACTGAGCTAAGTCTCAGAGAACATTGTTCTTACCGGCACTCATACACATTAGAAAGTACCTTGTTTAAATATATAGTCCAATTGGTTAGAAGCTCGGAAAGCATGGCTCCCAGAAGTCCAAAAAGCGCACCCGATGCGCCAACTGATATGGTAGTTGGTGTTCCCGGGTCTCCCAGATGCAAAATCGATAACAAACTTCCACCAAAACCAGAAAACATATACAGTAATCCAATTTTAACTGCAGAGTCCAAGAGATCATACATAAATAAATCAactaaacaaagaaaaacaacagTGAGTTTCAATTGAGACATGCTTACAGAATCCGAATTCGTTCTCAAGGCGAACTCCGATGAATAAAAGACTAAACATATTGGCAAGTAAATGTATAACTCCTGCATGAAGAAACATGCAAGTAAAGAAACGCCATCCTTCATTTTCACCCACCACAAGGTCCTTTTCAAGAGCTCCCATTACCCTCAGCCTGCACAAAGTTTACACAATAACACCAGAATGACCAATTAACAAAAGAAGATTAAACTttaacattgttttttttttttctatgcatgcatgcatgcatgcatgtaTTATAGGCATTTCATATTTTTGTCTTATGTTGCATATCCTCAAAGTAAGACCACAAATGCATGACATTGCAGTCGTGAAACCGTTCTAGATAGCTCAAAATTTGTTATATTGGACTGCAATTGTTGTTGCTGACCGCAACTTTTTAAAACCATGCATAGGATATGCAATTAACGTAATCATGAACATTATTTCATATATGATCTTTAAAATGACGATGATTATGCGAGAGAGAAGGGATTCTTACGTGCGAACAGAAGGGCCGAGGAGAGGGTTTTCGGTGAAAGGTTGAAAAGAGAATCTTCCCAAATAATGATAGTAAAGGCAATCATGTTCATTCAAATATCCAGGACAATCATTGAGATACATGCTATACACAAACAATACAATATTGGCTAAAAAAATGAGCGGCACCAACCACGAGAACCATTGTGTCGATTGTGGTATATGGTAAGAAGGCGGTGGTGGCGGGGGATAACGAGCCGCCTCTATATCGTTGGAGTACGGCGGCCTTTTCCCCATAGGAGGTTGTGAGGATTGTAACAAACGAGCATGCACCGacagagaaagaagaaaaacaacaGAAATAGAAATGTTGTGTTGGCAAATATGCAAATGCTTAGGAATGAAAACGATTGAGTCTTAGCCTAGCAGTTAAATTAGGTAACTCATTTTCTTCCTTATATAATAATCTGTTATTACATTATATATTACATTATGTTATATATAGTATATAGTACTATACATTACAATAATACACTCTCAATAACattgctaaatttttttttttaatttataaaatcggTATATCTGCGTGTAAATATAACCACAGATTAAGCTCAAAGAGATACATCGAATCATTCTAAATAgtaattattcaaaaatacaaCAAAGTTTACACAGATTATTGTTCAATAATCGTAGTTACAcaacaaataaaaacaatttgaaaTCTTCTCAACAATTCAAAGGGAATTGGTAGCTACTTAAGCAAGCAGAATAGTTTAGGTTTGGTATGAGAGGCAGTTCCATGAGCATTATGGCAGAAAGAGAAAACCTTCATCCTAGGAACAGCAGATTGTATATAAACATGATCAAACACAATGTTGGAGCATCCAAAATTTTGGTCACAGTTCAAATTTATTGCTTTGTCTGTTAATGATGTTCCAACAATGTATTTGAAAGTTACATCACTCACTTTGATTGCTTGAGTCTATTACACATAACATTCAATAGAAAAATTTGttagaaattatattatataaacatgatttttcattaaaaaaaaacttagttaGTGGATTTTATTGTGTTACCTTGTTTGGGCAAATCATTGGCTTAATACAATAAAATTGTTCAATGATAATTGGGTTGTTGGCTCTAacaaatttgattttttcaaaggtGATCCTCCTAGCATATCCTCCTCCACCCTGttgcatttaaaattataatatgtgACCATAATTATATAAGCAAAAAATCCTTGGAATAAAAAAAGTATAAATTAATCCATCAGGTGACAAATACCGATATTACTAGTTTGGACGCCTTTGTGCGAGTTGGAACTCGGAGCCTTACTATTGTGTGTGAGTTTTGTGTTCTATTTAAAACTAGTCTATGTGTTCTATTTAAAACTAGTCCATAAGACGAGGATCATCACTCACCGGACTAATGCAACAACCATTAGGTTGAAATTAGTCCATAATGTGGACTTCGCCCAACTCAACAGATAAATGTCAAAATTACTATATTGCACACTTTCATCCGAATTTGAACTTTGAACATTATAgttaaggtgaattcttatttatctaactcaaaaagttgggtaaagttacatTCAGTATAAAACGTcttgaaaacaacaaacaattgtattatttaataaataaatatgttaaaattaaatggtaTCGTGTcattggttgaaggtacactacccaactttttgtgatgggtagagaagttgtccccgtTAGGTAATTGCGAGTTTGAGTTGTTCCATTTAAAACCACTCTATAAAGAGGGTCTTGCTAAGTCAACTAACAAATGCAAATATTACAAGACTGAAAGACTTCATCCGAGTTTGAACTCGAAATCTCACAATTGTGTGTACGTTTGAGTTTCTAGGAAGCACGAACACTCCAAATACGACACCGACAATGACACTagttataatttgaaaaaattaataaataaaaagtaatcacaagtgtcggtgtcTGCGACGAATACGGACACAAcatttttcagaggtgtcggtggTGAGTTTAACCTTTCCATTTCGTGTATGTAAGCAAATTAGTATGAATTAATTACCTGCTTTGTCTTGATCCTTACTCCATTTAACGTCTCAATAATTGTACAATTTTTCACATGCACATCCTCTACAATATCACTCTCTCCACGTGCCCCCAATGATCCAatactaacaaaaaaaaatattttcctgATTAATATTATGTAAAGTAGCTagcacattttaataaaaatattcaaaattccAACCTGATACCATGTCCTGGACCACATGTTATACCAGTTATGTTGATTAATGATGATCCAGCACTAATAGCAATACAATCATCACCTAAATTACAATTACACACAACATTCAATGATATTCATTTTTTGGTTTATTATCTAAAATAGATTAAAATTAGTTACTAATAATTTACCTGTTGCAATAATAGAGTCATGtacttgaatttcttttgaaccAGAAATATCAATGCCATCAGTATTAGGACTTTCTCCAGGAGCAATTAATTTGAGATTAGTGATAATTCCCTTTATACAATTTGTTAGAGTTA is part of the Vicia villosa cultivar HV-30 ecotype Madison, WI linkage group LG2, Vvil1.0, whole genome shotgun sequence genome and encodes:
- the LOC131654043 gene encoding probable polygalacturonase At3g15720 — protein: MLFKSITMFYTMECFFTLLVIMSTVRPGLSITTTFNVLKYGAVGDGKTNDSPAFLKAWKDVCKSKSGTSQLIIPAAKTFLLRPIAFNGPCNSKNIYIQLSGNIVAPATKSEYSGSHLNTWIGFSFVNGLIISGKGTIDGRGSMWWKQPCLGNPSPGTTCRPPTAVTFNRCNGFQLKGYKSINPARSHITLTNCIKGIITNLKLIAPGESPNTDGIDISGSKEIQVHDSIIATGDDCIAISAGSSLINITGITCGPGHGISIGSLGARGESDIVEDVHVKNCTIIETLNGVRIKTKQGGGGYARRITFEKIKFVRANNPIIIEQFYCIKPMICPNKTQAIKVSDVTFKYIVGTSLTDKAINLNCDQNFGCSNIVFDHVYIQSAVPRMKVFSFCHNAHGTASHTKPKLFCLLK
- the LOC131654044 gene encoding RHOMBOID-like protein 5, which translates into the protein MGKRPPYSNDIEAARYPPPPPPSYHIPQSTQWFSWLVPLIFLANIVLFVYSMYLNDCPGYLNEHDCLYYHYLGRFSFQPFTENPLLGPSVRTLRVMGALEKDLVVGENEGWRFFTCMFLHAGVIHLLANMFSLLFIGVRLENEFGFFKIGLLYMFSGFGGSLLSILHLGDPGTPTTISVGASGALFGLLGAMLSELLTNWTIYLNKCAALTSLLLIIGLNLAVGFLPHVDNSAHIGGFLSGFFLGFVLLIRPQYGYVNRKYVPPGYNVKRKSKYKWYQYVFLILALIILLIGYAYGLVLLYVGKPDEMFSVTGSIPR
- the LOC131651464 gene encoding DCC family protein At1g52590, chloroplastic-like, coding for MEQEVKCIKTKLAVGSCATKKIKLYKKHNIVLVYFYVRSYTKYLHNLSDNLFVSMSLQLQLPLRGCVGRRVKPTTCSPRARRVKTLATLSQPQSDGVNWVEATSSFFEQDKRPIMLFDGVCNLCNGGVKFVRDNDRNKTIRYEALQSEAGKMLLRRSGRAPDDISSVVLVENNRSYIKSEAVLKIMEYIDLPFPQLAFLLHFMPLFVRDFVYDNVANNRYTVFGRSESCEI